From Osmerus mordax isolate fOsmMor3 chromosome 8, fOsmMor3.pri, whole genome shotgun sequence, a single genomic window includes:
- the LOC136947732 gene encoding potassium voltage-gated channel subfamily S member 3-like, whose amino-acid sequence MGYGQILHRCGNEENQVYLNVGGVRYEVNQETVLRFPHTRLGHLLRCQNEEAILELCDDYSPMDKEYYFDRNPRVFLCVLNFYHTGRIHMMEELCVFSFTQEIEYWGIQELHLSSCCSNWYQERKGYIEDRDWDIRSDEQQVPSFESSFEELSALDKDMAKFKGAWCAEIRSYVWLRLEDPGYSCASKVIAVASLSVVLTSIVAMCVHSMPEFQLVDENDRPVEDPVLAILEVVCIVCFSLEFIIRLIVAPSAKKFLGSPLNIIDVASILPFYATLALETVDEENAEENEDLENMGKVVQVLRLMRVFRILKLARHSVGLRALGATVRHSYNEVGLLLLFLSVGISIFSVLIYSAEKEEEGTELGTIPVGWWWATITMTTVGYGDTCPVTLLGKLVATLCIICGLLVVALPISIIFNKFSKYYQRNKAIDEGQCLSKPERQDPDLPYYNIRDLYANSFYPFMGGISFGNSDSSAGDGTDAFSLQDIEEVCGTDT is encoded by the coding sequence ATGGGGTATGGACAAATCCTCCATCGTTGTGGGAATGAGGAGAACCAGGTCTACCTCAATGTGGGAGGCGTCAGATATGAAGTCAATCAAGAGACAGTGCTCCGCTTTCCTCACACACGCCTGGGCCATCTGCTGCGCTGCCAAAATGAAGAAGCCATCCTGGAACTCTGTGATGACTATAGCCCCATGGACAAGGAGTATTACTTTGACAGAAATCCTAGAGTCTTCCTATGTGTTCTCAACTTCTACCACACAGGACGTATCCATATGATGGAGGAGCTGTGTGTCTTCTCATTCACTCAAGAGATTGAGTACTGGGGCATTCAGGAGCTTCACTTGAGTTCCTGCTGTAGCAATTGGTACCAAGAAAGGAAGGGATACATTGAGGACAGGGACTGGGACATCAGAAGTGATGAGCAACAGGTGCCAAGCTTCGAATCGTCTTTTGAGGAGCTCTCGGCCTTGGATAAGGACATGGCCAAGTTCAAGGGTGCGTGGTGTGCAGAGATCAGGAGTTACGTGTGGCTAAGGCTAGAGGACCCAGGTTATTCATGTGCGTCAAAGGTCATTGCTGTGGCGTCTCTCAGTGTGGTGCTGACTTCCATTGTAGCCATGTGTGTTCATAGTATGCCTGAGTTCCAGCTGGTGGATGAGAATGACAGACCTGTAGAAGACCCTGTTCTGGCGATCCTCGAGGTTGTCTGCATAGTCTGCTTCTCACTTGAGTTTATCATCAGGCTCATCGTAGCCCCTTCTGCCAAAAAGTTTCTAGGGAGTCCCTTAAACATCATCGACGTTGCCTCCATTCTACCGTTCTACGCCACATTAGCATTGGAGACTGTGGACGAGGAAAACGCAGAGGAGAATGAGGACCTGGAGAACATGGGTAAGGTGGTCCAGGTTCTACGACTGATGAGGGTCTTCAGGATCTTGAAGCTGGCCCGACACTCTGTTGGCCTGCGGGCACTGGGTGCCACAGTCCGCCACAGCTACAACGAGGTGGGACTGcttctgctcttcctctcaGTGGGTATCTCCATCTTCTCTGTGCTTATCTATTCCgctgagaaggaagaggagggcaccGAACTAGGCACCATCCCCGTCGGCTGGTGGTGGGCCACCATTACCATGACCACTGTGGGCTATGGTGACACCTGCCCTGTAACGTTGCTGGGGAAGCTGGTAGCCACTCTTTGTATCATCTGTGGTCTTTTGGTTGTTGCCCTGCCCATTAGCATCATCTTTAACAAGTTCTCCAAATACTACCAGAGGAACAAAGCCATAGATGAAGGCCAATGCCTGAGTAAGCCTGAGAGACAGGACCCAGACCTCCCATATTACAATATAAGAGACCTGTATGCCAACAGCTTCTACCCTTTTATGGGAGGTATCTCCTTCGGGAACAGTGACAGCAGTGCTGGAGATGGAACGGATGCCTTTAGTCTTCAAGAcatagaggaggtgtgtggcaCTGACACTTAA